The following are encoded together in the Actinomycetes bacterium genome:
- a CDS encoding DNA-formamidopyrimidine glycosylase family protein yields MPEGHTIRRLALEHARVFAGEPLRVSSPQGRFAGAQLVDGRELRGTDAYGKHLFYVFADDRLVHVHLGLYGSFTLGPLPAPQPRGLVRMRLVGQTHWADLRGPGACEVVDPAQAAALTARLGPDPLRADGDPERAWARLHRSRQPVAGLLMEQTVLAGVGNVYRAEVLFRARLDPFTPGREVARERWEALWADLVRLMRAGVRTGRIVTTAPEHRTRRGPVRAEDA; encoded by the coding sequence GTGCCCGAGGGCCACACCATCCGCCGGCTGGCGCTCGAGCACGCTCGCGTGTTCGCCGGCGAGCCGCTTCGGGTCAGCAGCCCGCAGGGCCGCTTCGCCGGGGCCCAGCTCGTCGACGGCCGGGAGCTGCGGGGTACCGACGCCTACGGCAAGCACCTGTTCTACGTCTTCGCGGACGACCGGCTGGTGCACGTCCACCTCGGGCTCTACGGCTCGTTCACGCTCGGGCCGCTGCCCGCGCCGCAGCCGCGGGGCCTGGTCCGGATGCGCCTGGTCGGCCAGACCCACTGGGCGGACCTGCGGGGACCGGGAGCCTGCGAGGTCGTCGACCCCGCGCAGGCCGCCGCGCTGACGGCGCGGCTCGGCCCCGACCCGCTGCGCGCCGACGGCGACCCCGAGCGGGCGTGGGCGCGGCTGCATCGCAGCCGCCAGCCGGTCGCGGGGCTGCTCATGGAGCAGACCGTGCTCGCGGGGGTGGGCAACGTCTATCGCGCGGAGGTGCTGTTCCGGGCCCGTCTCGATCCGTTCACCCCGGGCCGCGAGGTGGCGCGGGAGCGGTGGGAGGCGCTCTGGGCGGACCTGGTCCGGCTGATGCGGGCGGGCGTGCGCACCGGACGCATCGTCACGACCGCTCCGGAGCACCGCACCCGCCGAGGACCCGTGCGCGCCGAGGACGCC
- a CDS encoding DsbA family protein, protein MATTTTTADFWFDPLCPWAWVTSRWMLEVEQVRPVRVRWHVMSLAVLNEGRDLPESYRRFLDSAWGPVRVFEAAAVEHGEDVLLPLYTAFGTRYHVQGDERPEAMAAIAEALREVGLPEQLIAAADGDAYDAALRASHRAGMDPVGQDVGTPVIHVDGAAFFGPVVTPPPRGEAAGRLWDGVRLVAGTDGFFEIKRSRDRHPLEEPAA, encoded by the coding sequence ATGGCCACCACCACGACGACCGCGGACTTCTGGTTCGACCCGCTGTGCCCCTGGGCGTGGGTCACCTCGCGCTGGATGCTGGAGGTCGAGCAGGTACGTCCCGTCCGGGTGCGCTGGCACGTCATGAGCCTCGCGGTGCTCAACGAGGGCCGCGACCTGCCGGAGTCCTACCGCCGGTTCCTCGACAGCGCCTGGGGCCCGGTCCGCGTGTTCGAGGCGGCCGCCGTCGAGCACGGCGAGGACGTGCTGCTCCCGCTCTACACCGCGTTCGGGACCCGCTACCACGTCCAGGGCGACGAGCGGCCGGAGGCCATGGCCGCGATCGCGGAGGCGCTGCGCGAGGTCGGCCTCCCCGAGCAGCTGATCGCCGCCGCCGACGGGGACGCCTACGACGCGGCACTTCGGGCCTCGCACCGCGCCGGGATGGACCCGGTGGGCCAGGACGTGGGAACCCCGGTCATCCACGTGGACGGGGCGGCGTTCTTCGGCCCGGTGGTGACCCCGCCGCCGCGAGGCGAGGCCGCCGGGCGGCTCTGGGACGGTGTCCGCCTCGTCGCGGGCACGGACGGCTTCTTCGAGATCAAGCGGTCCCGGGACCGCCACCCGCTGGAGGAGCCGGCTGCCTGA
- the pepN gene encoding aminopeptidase N, producing MTGLNLTRDEARERARLLDVDTYEVRLDFTTGEKTFVSDTLVRFRCGEPGAAVRIDLTAEAVRSLTLNGADLDPAAQAAEGGLRIDGLAADNELRVVADCLYMHTGEGMHRFVDPVDSEVYLYTQFEANEAHRVFACFDQPDLKAAVSFTVDAPAHWTVLSNEPVAGTEALREGVRRTRFAPTPRVATYITAICAGPFFGITDTYVRPDGSSIPLGFYCRASLGQYLDAGELVELTQQGFAFFEDQFGRRYPFTKYDQVGVAEFNAGAMENSGCVTFHEDYFVFRSRVTDALRDTRANTLLHEMAHMWFGDLVTMRWWDDLWLNESFAEFMAYHSAAEATRFRTSWTSFATGRKAWGYRQDQLPSTHPIVADAPDIETVKANFDGITYAKGASVLRQLVAWVGLEEFMAGLRAYFDKHAWGNTTLADLLVELEATSGRDLTVWSKDWLETAGCNTLLPETTLAADGTYTEVAVVQEAPREHPTLRSHRLAIGLYDRVGDALVRRRRVELDVEGARTSVPELLGEAEPDLLLLNDDDLTFAKIRLDARSLATLTSDLARLESSLARALCWSAAWDMARDAEMRPRDFVTLVANGVGGEGDITTVQTVLRQATAAIDLYVDPSHAGASRHDLAASLVALLHAAETGSDLQLAYARALTGVASTPEELDLLGRILDGSEVIPGLVVDADVRWALLRRLVQKGRLGDAAINAELQRDATANGQRQAATVRAARPTPEAKAYAWRQVMEADELPNALQMATILGFSDPTQPELLRPYVERYFSTITEVWRTRTLEMASNLAMGLFPGQFVEQETVDAANAFLADPDVPPALARLVAEGRDGVERALRARAADRA from the coding sequence GTGACCGGCCTGAACCTGACCCGTGACGAGGCGCGCGAGCGCGCCCGGCTGCTCGACGTCGACACCTACGAGGTTCGGCTGGACTTCACGACCGGCGAGAAGACCTTCGTCTCCGACACCCTGGTCCGGTTCCGCTGCGGCGAGCCCGGTGCCGCCGTGCGCATCGACCTGACGGCCGAGGCGGTCCGCTCACTGACGCTCAACGGCGCCGACCTCGACCCGGCGGCGCAGGCCGCGGAGGGGGGCCTTCGCATCGACGGGCTGGCCGCCGACAACGAGCTGCGGGTCGTCGCGGACTGCCTCTACATGCACACCGGGGAGGGGATGCACCGCTTCGTCGACCCGGTCGACAGCGAGGTCTACCTCTACACGCAGTTCGAGGCGAACGAGGCGCACCGGGTCTTCGCCTGCTTCGACCAGCCCGACCTCAAGGCAGCGGTCTCCTTCACCGTGGACGCGCCCGCCCACTGGACCGTGCTGTCCAACGAGCCCGTCGCCGGGACGGAGGCGCTGCGGGAGGGCGTACGGCGGACCCGGTTCGCGCCGACCCCCCGCGTCGCGACCTACATCACCGCGATCTGCGCGGGCCCGTTCTTCGGGATCACCGACACCTACGTCCGCCCGGACGGCTCGAGCATCCCGCTGGGCTTCTACTGCCGCGCCTCGCTGGGCCAGTACCTCGACGCCGGCGAGCTGGTCGAGCTGACCCAGCAGGGCTTCGCGTTCTTCGAGGACCAGTTCGGCCGGCGCTACCCGTTCACCAAGTACGACCAGGTGGGCGTCGCGGAGTTCAACGCCGGGGCGATGGAGAACTCGGGGTGCGTGACCTTCCACGAGGACTACTTCGTCTTCCGCAGCCGGGTCACGGATGCGCTGCGGGACACCCGCGCGAACACGTTGCTGCACGAGATGGCGCACATGTGGTTCGGCGACCTCGTGACCATGCGCTGGTGGGACGACCTGTGGCTCAACGAGTCCTTCGCGGAGTTCATGGCCTACCACTCCGCGGCGGAGGCCACCCGCTTCCGCACGTCGTGGACCTCCTTCGCGACCGGACGCAAGGCTTGGGGGTACCGCCAGGACCAGCTGCCCTCGACGCACCCGATCGTGGCCGACGCCCCGGACATCGAGACGGTCAAGGCCAACTTCGACGGGATCACCTACGCCAAGGGCGCGTCCGTGCTTCGCCAGCTCGTGGCCTGGGTCGGCCTCGAGGAGTTCATGGCGGGGCTGCGCGCGTACTTCGACAAGCACGCCTGGGGGAACACGACTCTCGCCGACCTGCTGGTCGAGCTGGAGGCGACGTCAGGACGAGACCTCACCGTGTGGTCGAAGGATTGGCTGGAGACCGCCGGCTGCAACACGCTGCTGCCCGAGACGACCCTCGCCGCGGACGGGACCTACACCGAGGTCGCGGTGGTGCAGGAGGCGCCGCGGGAGCACCCGACGCTGCGCTCGCACCGGCTCGCGATCGGCCTGTACGACCGGGTCGGGGACGCCCTCGTCCGCCGCCGCCGCGTCGAGCTCGACGTCGAGGGCGCCCGTACGAGCGTCCCGGAGCTGCTCGGCGAGGCCGAGCCCGACCTGCTGCTGCTCAACGACGACGACCTCACCTTCGCGAAGATCCGGCTGGACGCCCGCTCACTGGCGACGCTGACCTCCGACCTGGCCCGCCTCGAGTCCTCCCTGGCCCGGGCGCTGTGCTGGAGCGCCGCGTGGGACATGGCCAGGGACGCCGAGATGCGCCCGCGCGACTTCGTCACCCTCGTCGCGAACGGGGTCGGCGGGGAGGGCGACATCACGACCGTCCAGACGGTGCTGCGGCAGGCCACGGCGGCGATCGACCTCTACGTCGACCCCTCGCACGCCGGGGCCTCCCGCCACGACCTCGCCGCGTCGCTGGTGGCGCTGCTGCACGCGGCCGAGACGGGCAGCGACCTGCAGCTCGCCTACGCACGCGCGCTCACCGGCGTGGCGTCGACGCCGGAGGAGCTGGATCTGCTGGGCCGGATCCTCGACGGCTCGGAGGTGATACCCGGGCTGGTCGTCGACGCCGACGTGCGCTGGGCCCTCCTGCGCCGCCTCGTCCAGAAGGGCCGCCTCGGGGACGCGGCGATCAACGCCGAGCTCCAGCGCGACGCGACGGCCAACGGCCAGCGGCAGGCCGCCACGGTGCGAGCCGCACGGCCGACGCCGGAGGCGAAGGCGTACGCGTGGCGGCAGGTGATGGAGGCCGACGAGCTGCCCAACGCCCTGCAGATGGCGACCATCCTCGGCTTCTCCGACCCGACCCAGCCCGAGCTCCTGCGGCCCTACGTCGAGCGATACTTCTCGACCATCACCGAGGTCTGGCGCACGCGCACCCTCGAGATGGCGAGCAACCTCGCGATGGGCCTGTTCCCGGGCCAGTTCGTCGAGCAGGAGACCGTGGACGCGGCGAACGCGTTCCTCGCCGACCCCGACGTACCCCCGGCGCTGGCCCGGCTGGTCGCCGAGGGCCGCGACGGCGTCGAGCGAGCCCTGCGCGCTCGCGCCGCCGACCGCGCCTGA